One Ogataea parapolymorpha DL-1 chromosome VI, whole genome shotgun sequence DNA window includes the following coding sequences:
- a CDS encoding Protein CBP3, mitochondrial, with product MIPRQVYRTAIKQHRVLGFAGRRLQSNKASPKELALQSHLPKIENPDTPDRDINPKRKLPKPAYESENFKVPEWKRAFGELFINVFRIDMDNVRAGTMGGSKYYYMCKDQGLQFKDEPLSETAIFWYQTLGLPRTFGQWFQITGLHVWLLFVRMRAMPFKVGKNYQQKLVDKFFKDIELRLSEEMNILSGQIRESYMKDFHSQLLGITFSYDEALASNSDSVLAAALWRNVFNGDKNIDNVKLEALVRYVRMQLYILNKISDRAFGFGDFEFVAPNETIEPLTPQEEEKLREATRQKYEPQNGKILPSNRSSLSLDE from the coding sequence ATGATTCCGAGACAGGTTTATAGGACCGCTATTAAACAACATAGAGTGCTCGGTTTTGCTGGTAGAAGGCTACAGTCTAATAAGGCATCTCCAAAAGAGCTGGCTTTGCAGTCTCATTTGCCCAAGATAGAAAATCCAGATACCCCAGATAGAGACATAAATCCCAAGAGAAAACTTCCAAAGCCGGCTTATGAGTCCGAAAACTTCAAGGTGCCTGAATGGAAACGTGCGTTTGGAGAGCTCTTTATAAATGTGTTCCGTATCGATATGGATAATGTGAGGGCTGGAACAATGGGAGGATCGAAATACTATTATATGTGCAAAGATCAAGGATTGCAGTTCAAGGATGAGCCGCTATCTGAAACGGCCATCTTCTGGTACCAAACTCTTGGCTTGCCTAGAACTTTTGGCCAATGGTTCCAGATCACTGGCCTTCATGTGTGGTTACTCTTTGTTAGAATGAGAGCCATGCCATTCAAAGTCGGGAAAAACTATCAACAAAAACTTGTGGATAAGTTCTTTAAGGATATCGAGCTCCGATTGAGCGAGGAAATGAATATTCTTTCAGGACAAATTAGAGAAAGCTACATGAAAGATTTCCATTCGCAACTTTTAGGAATAACATTTTCTTACGATGAAGCTCTTGCTTCCAACTCAGACAGCGTGTtagctgctgctctctgGAGAAATGTGTTTAATGGTGACAAGAACATAGATAATGTCAAATTGGAAGCCCTCGTGAGGTATGTGAGGATGCAACTATAcattttgaacaaaatCAGTGATAGAGCTTTTGGTTTTGGCGACTTTGAGTTTGTCGCACCAAATGAAACTATCGAACCACTTACacctcaagaagaagaaaaattGAGGGAGGCTACTCGTCAAAAGTATGAACCACAGAACGGCAAAATTCTCCCTAGTAATCGCTCGAGCCTTTCGCTAGACGAATGA